The Ignicoccus hospitalis KIN4/I genome includes the window GCGGGACTTGCAAGTTCAACTTCATGTGTGGGGGGTCGAGGGCGAGGGCGTACTCTTACTTCAAGGACCCCTTCGGCCACGACCCGGCTTGCAAGCTCCCGGAGGTGCTGGAGTCCTTAGACCCCCAGGTGGTCGAGGAGGCCCTCAGGCCCTTCGGAAGGGCGAAAAGCTTCACCAACGTCTGAGGCCCGGGACTGCCTTGAAGGTCCTCAAGTTTTCCAAGCTCTATGTCGGCGACGGTTCGGTCTTGAAGGACGTGTACGTGGGTTTCGAAGGGGAAGAGATAACTTACGTCGGGGGAGAGAGGCCCGAGGGCGAGCTCCTAGGGGAGTTCCCCGTGGGCACCCCGGCGCTGGTGGACCCGCACTCCCACATAGGCATGGACAGGGCGGGCGAGCCCTATTACGAGGAGGAGGCCAACGAAACTATGGACTCCTTGCTGCCCTACCTAGAGGCTCAGAACAGCGTCTACATGGACGACAAGGCCTTCGAGGAGAGCGTGGAGTGGGGAGTGCTCTACTCCGCGGTGACCCACGGGTCCGGAAACATAATCGGCGGCAAGGTCGCTCTCTTGAGGAACTGGAAGAAGAACGTGAGGGACGCCTTCATAAAGCACGTGGGCGTGAAGGCGGCGCTGGGCTACAACCCTAGGTCCACCACCTCGTGGAGGGGCACTAGGCCCTCGACCAGGATGGGGGTCATAGCCCTCTTCAAGAAGGCCTTCGACAAGGCCGCGGCCGACTTGGAGGACTTAAGGAAGGGGAAGAAGGAGTGGAAGGACCTAGAGCCCACCAGCAAGGCGCTGGTCCCCGTGCTCGAGGGGAGGTTGCCCCTAAGGGTGCACGTCCACAAGGAGGACGACATAGCGGTACTTATCTCACTTGCTAAGACGTACGGCTTCAAGTACACGATCGACCACGCGTGCGACGTACACACGGAGGAGGGCTTCAAGATGATAAAGGAGAGCGGGGCCTCCTTGGTCTACGGCCCCGTGGACTCCCACCCCTACAAGGTGGAGCTCAAACACGAGAGCTACAAGAACATAAAGCTCCTAATAAAGTACATGCCGGAAGTCACCGCCCTGATGAGCGACCACCCAGTGGTGCTCCAGAGGAACCTAATGCTGCAGCTGAGGTACTTTATGATGTACGGAATGCCCTTCGAAGAGGCAATAAAGCTCGTAACGGGCAACGCTGCGAAGGTCGTAGGCTTGAACGCGGGGGAGGTGAAGGTAGGGAAGTTGGTGTCCTTGGTCGCGTGGAACGGGGAGCCTTATGTGTTGGGCAGCGCGCCGGAGCTGGTGGTGGCGGAAGGGGAGGTCTTGGAGGTGCGTAGGTGAAGGGTCCTCATTTTTTGTAAGGGTGGTGGACCGGCCGGGACTTGAACCCGGGACCTCCCGGTTGCCAACCGGGCGCTCTTCCAGGCTGAGCTACCGGCCCACCTCGCGCCCGGCTCCGAGGGAGGGATCCTAAAACAGTTTATAAGTTTTTCTCAACCACCGCGCCCACGTACTTCTTGTAGCTCTCGGCCACCGCCCCGGGCTGGACGCTGCTCCCCCTTACGTAGGCGAAGCTCTCCACGGTTGCCCCGGGCTCCACCGAAGACCTCTTGACCACCGCTTGGGACTCCACGAACGCCCCGGAGCCTACGAAGGCGGGCCCTATCAAGGTCGCCCCGGGCTCCACAGTTGCCCCGGGCTCCACTATTACCGGCCCCTTGAGGTGGACCCCCTCGAGGTCGATTGCGACCTTACTGTAGCCGGAACTTAAGTACCTGAAGAAGTCTTCAAACATTTTCAACACGTCCGAAGGCTCGTCCACGTCGTGCCACACGCCGTCGAACCTCTTTACGCTCATTATTCCGCTATTAATCAGCTCGTTCAAAGCTCCGGCGAGGTCGCCGATTTCCATTATTTTCTCAAAGCATTCCTCATCTAAGCTCAAGAGCCCCCCGAAGACGTAGCTGCTCTGCGGCCCCCCTATCTTCCCGTGTCGAGAGGAGGGCACGGAAGCGACTGCGGCCACGCTGCATGGGGAGTCCAAAGAGGTGTAGAAGCCCTCCTCCGCCACCACGTCGCCGTAGGAGACGAGCAAGGGCAAGCCCAGCTCCTCCGCCGCGTCCCTTATCGCCCCCAAGACCCCGGGGGTCCTCTGGACCACAGTTTCGTAACCGTCCAAGGTCCAGCCGGAGGTGAGCAAGGCTACGTCGTAGACCTTTTCCAAGGCTTTTAGGGGGTATTCGACGACCATCTTCCCTAAGAAGTACGTCTTGAACCTCTTTACCCTGTTCCCCCCTGCGAGCACCACGGCCCTCAAAGGCCTACTACCTCCTCGACGTACTTCGCTGTCCTAGCTATCAACTCTCTAGCCTTTCCCAAGTAACTGCTGGGGTCGCACAGCGCCTCGAGCTCCTCAGAGGTCAAGTACTTGGACAGCTCGTGCCCCTCCTCCAAGGCCCTCCTTAAGCTCCCGTGAACCCTAATGGCGTCCATCACTACCTTGTGGGCGTCGTTCCTCGCGAGCCCCTTCTCTTTCGTTAGGTAGATCATTACCCTTTCTGCCAACACCTCGCAGCCGGCCTCCTCTAAGTGCTTCCTTATTGCCTCTTCGTTAATTATAAGCTTGTTTAATAGAGATTTGGTAGACTTGAGCTGTTCGTCCACGGTCAAGAAGGCGTGGGGGATGAGCACCCTTTCGGAGGCCGAGTTCGTTAAGTCCCTCTCGTGCCACAAGGGCACGTTCTCGAGCTCCCCCAAGACCAAGGACCTCATCACCTTCGCGAGCCCAGATATCTTCTCGGAGGTCACGGGGTTGGCCTTGTGGGGCATGGTGCTGGAGCCAACTTGTCCCCTCCTCACCCCCTCCACCAGCTCCCTTATCTCCGGCCTGCTGAGCTCCCTCACCTCCAAGGCAAACCTGTCCAGTACGGACGAGAGTATAGCCAAGTCCGCCAAGAGCTCGGCGAAGCCGTCCCTGGGGGCCACTTGGGTCGTTATGGGGTGCGGAGGGAGCTTGAGCTCCTCGGAGACGAGCCTCTCCACCTCGAAGGCCTTCTCGCCCCAAGCGGCCATGGTCCCCACGGCGCCGCTCATCTTCAGCCTCACCACCCTCCTCTCGGCCTCCTTCAGCCTCTCGTAGCTCCTAGCCAGCTCGTAGGCGTAGTTTGCGAACTTGAAGCCCAAGGTTATGGGGACGGCCCACTGGCCGTGGGTCCTACCTACCATGGGCAAGTCCGCGTACTCCTCGCTTATTTCGAGGAACTTCTTGATTATCTCCTTTAAGTCTTTATACACCTTAGCTAGGGCGTCCCTTATTATCAAGGCCCAAGCGGTGTCCACCACGTCGTAGCTCGTGGCCCCCAAGTGCAAGTACTTACCAGCGGTCTTGGTCCTCCTCCTGAGGGCCTCTAAGAAGGCCATTACGTCGTGGCCTAACTCCCTCTCCAGCTCCTCTACCTCCTCGACCGTCACCTCCTCCGCGGCCCTCAAGACCTCCTCCGGGTCCACCTCCTCCGGGACCTCCCCGACCTCCTTCAACGCCTTCAGCAACGCATACTCTACCAACGCCATCTTCTTCAAGCGCTCCTCTTGGGACATTATCTTCCTCATCTCTTCGCTGCCGTACCTCCACTGGAACGGGCAGACGTGCAAGGCGACCGCCGGGGAGGGGGCGGCGATGGAGTAATGAAGGCGAAGGGCGAGGGTCTAGGGGAAGGGGCGTTGATAGTCATCTTGACCACTTTCGGGAACGAAGAAGACGCCAAGAAAGTGGCAAGGACCTTGGTAGAGGAGGGGCTCGTCGCTTGCGCTTGGGTTACCCAAAAGGTGAGGAGCTTCTACGTGTGGAAGGGCAAGCTGGAGGAGGACGAGGAGGTGGTAGTAGTATTGAAGGCTCCTAAGAAGACGTTTGAGAAGGCAGTAAAGAGGCTGAGGGAGCTTCACCCCTACGAGGTGCCGGAGATAATTGCCTTCGAGGCTAATTACGTCCTCCCGGAGTACTTGAAGTGGGCTGAGGAGGTTTGCGGCTGAGGTTCGACGCCCGCAAGGGGGCCGAGCTGGCTAAGGTCAAACTATCGGAGGAGGAGCTCCAGAGGCTCCAGAAGGACTTAGACGAGATGGCCGAGATGCTCTCCGTGTTATTGGACTTAGATTTGGAAGACGTAGAACCGATGTATACACCTTCAGAGGCCCTCAACGCCGCCAGGCCGGACGAGCCCGGGGAGACCTTGGGCGACTCTTGGATGTACCTCGTGCCGAGGAAGGAGGAACAAGGAGACAAGAAGTTCGTCAAGGCCCCGAGACCATGACGGACATATTCGTAGATATATTCTTCAAAAAGGTAGAAGGGCTCAAGCCGCCGAGGGGCGACCCGCCGGAGCCCTTGCCGCTCTCCGAGCTCCCGGAGCCGGAAGATGGGGAGGTCGTGGGGGTGGACGGGGGAGGCGGAGGGGCGAGGCTGGGAGGGCTGAACTTCCTCGTAGCCAGGGCGGTGGCCGTGGGGGAGGGTTACTTGGACAAGGACCTAGAAGTGGAGGCCCTCCAGTGGGACAGCTCCGCGGCGCTGGAGGCGATGAGGAGCTCAATGGAGCTCAAGCTAGCCTCCCGCTCCCCCCGTACGACCTTCGTTGACGGCTCCGCGTACACGGAGCTTGTTAAGTGGGTCGCCAGAGTGGTGAGGGTAGCCAGGGGGACGGCGAAGCTCTCCGAAATAGTCGCCTTACCCAAGACGTTGGAGGCCTTGTACTACTGGCAAGAGTTGGCCAAGAGGGAGGACGTAGCCTTCGTCTCCAAGCACCCCATGGTCAAGACCTTCAGAGAGTACCTAGAGGTAAAGAAGCGCGGGGGAAAGGTCTTCGAAAAGTACGTCCGGGGGAAGCTGACTACGAAGGAGTTGAAGGAACTGATCAAGAAACCCGTGGTGCCCGACGCGGAGTCCTTGAGAGGGGAGGGGGTGACCTTCGGCCTCGCCTTGGGCCTCCCGGAGGGTGCGAGGAACTTGCTCTTGCCCCGCAGGTGGAAGGCAATAATGGAGATGGCCTTAGAAAACTACAGGTTATACGTAGGCGAGGAGCCGGAAGCGAAGCTCCCGGAGGACTTGTGCTTCTCCAAGGCCCCCGTGGCTTGGTGGGCCAGCTACGGGCGCTGGAAGGTCTTGGTGGAGGAGTTCTCGGGGAAGCCCTTGTGCCTCTCGAGGTATAGGGAGGAGGTGTCGGAGAGGCCCAAGAACTTGGGCGCCCTGTTGGCCGGCTCCGGAAGCACTTACAACGCTTGGTTAGCCTTGGCGCACGGCCTCAGCACCTTGAAGGGGGAGCAGTTAATGGAGTACATAAAGATCATTGGAGTTAAGTTGGGTATAAGCGTTGACGAAGTGAGAGAAGACCTAATATACTTGATGCGCGGGTGACCGACGGGGCCCGAGGTGCTGAACGCCCACTTCCAAGACTATATAATCGTGACTAACCCGGGCGACGTGATAAACCCGTACCAGACGCTGGCCACCCAAGGCATACTCACCCCTCTCCAAAACCTAATACAGAACACCATAGCGAACTACACGCCGGAGTACATAGTCCCCGCCACGATAATGTACGTGGTAATAGCGATGTTCATACTCGCCTTGTTCCTATACATAGTCACCAGGATAGTGAGCCCGCTGGTGTGAGGGCTTGGCGGTACTCCTAATCCCGGACTGGCTCCTGGTCTTTTCTGCTTACCTAACTGCCCAAGCGTTCTGGTACAGGGGGGTGACCTCCCTCATATACAACTTAGTGTACGGGATGAATTACAAGAGCCCTTGCGCGTTCGTTGTGGCGGCCCTCACCCTAACTATAGCGGTGTTCAACTCTACCGCTGCCCTAGCCTTGGCCTCGGGGGCGCACCTCGCCGAGCCCCTAATCCTCTTCCCCCTCCTCGGCTCCTTCGTCCTCGAACTCCCACTCCTTTACCTCTTCCTCCAGTGCTTCGTCGGATAAGATCAAGTAGGCACCGTCCTCCGTGTCCAACAAGAGGGCCTTGAACTGGCCCTTGGGCTTCCCCTCGTAGACGTAAACCTCCCCGGAGACCTCGTGCCACTTGAGGGAGTTCAAGTCCACCTCCTTAGGGCTCTCCCTCATCACGGCGACCCTCTTGAGCTTGGTGGGCCACTTGCTGAGCTCCCCCTTGAGCCCCCTCCCCCCGCCGACCCTTATCTCCAGCTTCCCGCTGGTCGCCACGTATTCGACGTAAACGCCTTCAACCCCCTTCTCCTCCAGTTCTATCAAGTCCTTCATTAAAGCAGTGCTGAGCGCGTCCGCCGAGTCCTTCTTTTTCACGTTAACTTCTACAGTTTCGCTCTTTTTCAATATCAACACGGGCAGCTTGACGCCGTCCACCTCCACCTCGCCGACCTCGTAGAGCCTCTTGCGTGCCTTCATGGTGCGCGGTTCCCGAAAAGTTAAGTCCTCCCCGCTAAAAGCGGCTCGGGCAGCGAGTTGTCGTTCGAAGACCTCACGGCTGAGTCGACATTGAAGTTCGTCTCGAAAGCTAAGTCAATGGCCAGAGAGATAAGGGCCAACTTGGGGCTGGGGGAGCCCGACAAGAGGCCTCCCCGGAAGCTGGTCGAGCTCCTCCAAGAGGCCTCCCGCGTCAAGCCCACCTACTCCCCTCCGGTCGGCCTCCCGGAGGCCCGGGAGGCTGTGGCGGAGTGGCTCTCGGGGCGCTACGGCCTTGATATCTCCCCCAAGGAGGTCATGATAACTCCCTCGGGGAAGGCCGCCTTGTTCTTGGCTTTGGGCTACGCCTCCACTCGCTACTCTTCCTCCTTGCTCTTCGACCCAACTTACTACAGCTATGAGCCGGTGTTAAGGGCGTTCGGAGTTAAGGTGAAGAAAGTTAAAATGTTGAGGGACGAGAACTCTTACGTCTTCCCGGAAGTGGAGCTCGGGAAGGAAATAGTGGTCCTCAACTCGCCCTCCAACCCCACCGGCGCGGTGTTGGGGGCGAGGACCTTGGAGTACGTGGACGAGGCGCTCCGCACGGGGGCCTTGATAGTTTCGGACGAGGTCTACGACGTCTTCGTCTACGGGAGGAGGCACGTCAGCGTGCTGGAGCACGAGAGGTGGAGGGACGCAGCCATCTTCATTTACAGCTTCAGCAAGGTGTTGTGCGTCCCCGGGTGGAGGCTCGGGGCGGTGGTGGCTAGGGAAGAGGTGATCGAAAAGCTCGCGGCCGCCGCGTCGAACGTCTACGGCTGCGCTTGCAAGTGGGAGCAGATAGCCTTGGCCGAGTACTTAAAGAATTACAAGAACGACCTTGAGAACCATATAAAGAACATGGTTGAGGACTATTCGAGGAGGAGGGAGTTCCTCTTGAAGGAGCTCAAGGAGGTCGCTTCCTTCCCGGGGGTGGGGGAGGGTACCTTCTACGCCTTCCCGGAGTTCCCGAAGGACGCCGATGAGCTCGCCTTGGAGCTCGCCAAGAGGGGGGTGATAGCTGTCCCGGGGACGGTGTTCTCGGAGGCCTTCGGCAAACGGAGCTTGAGGCTGAGCTTCTCCGCCCCTTTGGAGGAGTTAAGGGTCGGCCTAGAGACGATTAAGGAAGTCCTCGGGAGTTAAATAGGAGAGGTTAAAGAGGCTCGGTTGTCAGAAGGCGGGAGCGGCCCTTGTGCGGCATCGCCGGTATAATGTTTAGTGACGGCAAGAAGGAGGTAGGCGAGCAACTTTACGAGATGCTCAAGAGCTTGCAGCACAGGGGGATGGACTCGGCCGGCGTCATCGTTTACGACGACAAGCCCGGCGACTGGCTCGTGCGCGTGGTGGCGGAGGACGGCGAGGAGGCGTTGAGCAAGATAAAGTATAGGCTAAACGTCAGCAAGTACGAGAAGCCCAAGAAGCTGAACGACGGGACCTACTTGATCGAGTTCACCGTCCCCCGGTCGGTCAAATTGGAGGAAATTAGGGAAGTGATAAGGAAGTTGAAGTATCCCATACTTTCGTTGGGCAGATACTCAGTCATCTCTAAGGACGTGGGTTTGGTGGACGACGTGAACAGGGTTTACGGCTTCAAGGAGCAGCTGGGCACCCACGGCATAGGGCACGTGAGGTTCTCCACGGAGAGCGCGGTGGACGCGATTCACGCCCACCCCTTCCAGACTCCGGAGTTCCCGGACATCGCGATAGTCCACAACGGCCAGATAACCAACTACTGGAAGATGAGGGAGCTGTTGGAGCTGGAGGGCCACGTGTTCCAGACTGACAACGACTCGGAGCTCATTATACACTACATAGTGAATAAGTTGAGGAAGGGGTACGAGCTGGAAGAAGCTCTCAAGTCTGCCGTAAACGACCTGGACGGCCCGTTCGCCTTCTTGCTCTCCATGCCGGAGGGCATAGGCATGGCGAGGGACAGGCTGGGGTTAAGGCCTTTAGTGGTCGCTGAGGGCGACGGGGTGCTCGCGGCCGCCTCGGAGGAGGTGGCCATTAGGAAGATCTTACCCGAGTCCAAGATATACTACATGAGGCCCGGAGAGGTGAGAGTATGGATGAGGCAATAATAGACGCCTCCGCGCTGACCCCGAGGGAAATAAACAAGAAGCTGAGGGAGTACGCCAAGCAGTACAAGAGGATCATAATTAGAAACCCCAACGCCAAGCATTACATAGCCGCCGGCCTGACCGCGGACGTGGAAGTGGTGGTGGAGGGGAGCGCGGGCTACTTCTTGGGCACTATGATACACGGGCCCAAGCTGTTGCTCTTGGGCAACGCCGGCTGGTACGCCGGGGACAACATGACCATGGGAGAGGTGGTGATCGAGGGGCACGCGGGCAACGGGGCCGGGCAGTACATGTACGGGGGCACGGTGGTGGTCAAGGGCGACGTGGGCGACCGCTCCGGGGCTCTGATGAAGGGAGGGAGGGTCTTGGTGGCCGGCGACGCCGGCCTGATGACAGGCCTCTACATGATGGGCGGCGAGATGGTCGTCTTGGGGGACATAAACGACTACGCGGGGGAGATGATAATAAGGGGCAAGATCTTCGTGGGGGGCTCCCCGAAGAGCTTGGGCAAGAACGCCAAGATAGAGGAGGCTCCCCAGGAGGAGGTCGAGAGGGTAAACGAGCTCTTGAGGAAGTACGGCCTCCCCACGAAGGACAGCTTCTACGTGATCACCCCCAAGAGCTTGAGGCCCGTTTACAAGGCCTCCGGCGGAGTCCCCGCCATGAAGAACTTGATGCCCAAGTATAGGGTAGAGTTCAAGTACGACATCTGTATAGGTTGTGGCACTTGTGCTATGGTTTGTCCGGAGAACGTGATTAAGATGAAGGGCTACAAGCCCGTTGCAGCTAGGGAGGCTGACTGCATAGGCTGCTACGCGTGCGTGAACTACTGCCCCACCGACGCGGTTAAAGTGGAGAGGGTGGCAGAGAGCCTCACCAATAGGGCCAGGATAGACGCGAGCACCTTCAATTACATAAGGAAGATGGCCTCCTTGGGCCACCCCCCTGTGGTGGGGATGGGGGCGGAGAACAAGTACTTCCCCTCGTTGGACCAGCTCACCTTCATCCCCGGCCAGACCTCCAGGCCGCCCATAGACAGCTACCGCGAGCCTTGTGACACCGAGGTCGTCTTGGGGGACCGCTTCGCGGAGAGGCCCTTGAAGCTGAAGGCCCCGATACTGATAGGCGCGATGAGCTTCGGCTCGGTGAGCAAGGAGGTAAAGGTGGCGCTCGCCAAGGCCGCCGGTAGGCTGGGGATCGCCGCCAACACCGGGGAGGGCGGGATGCTTCCGGAAGAGAGGAAGTACGCCTCCGTCCTCATAGTCCAGTACGCCTCCGGGAGGTTCGGGGTCTCCGCGAGCTACTTGAGGGCCGGGGACGCGGTGGAGATCAAGATAGGCCAAGGCGCCAAGCCCGGCATGGGAGGGCTCTTATTGGGCGAGAAGGTTACTGAGGACATCGCGAAGATGAGGGGCATACCGGTCGGGGCGGACGCCATAAGCCCCGCTAGGCACTTGGACATAGTAGGTCCTGAGGACTTGAAGATGAAGATAGAGCAGCTCAGGGAGATAACGGACTGGAAGGTACCCATCATAGTTAAGTACGCGGCCGGCAGGGTGGCGGACGACGTGAAGATAGCTGCTAAGGCGGGGGCGGACATAATAGTGATAGACGGGAAGCCCTCCGGCACCGGGGCCACGCCTTACATAGTGACCGAGCACACCGGCTACGCGACCATGGCGGCCACCGTGGAGGCCCACAGGGCGTTGAAGGAGATAGGGATGAGGGACGAGGTCAGCTTGGTGGTCGGCGGGGGCATAAAGACCGGCGCTGACGCCGCGAAGGTGCTCGCCCTCGGGGCCGACGCGGTCATGATAGCCTCCTCCACCTTAGTGCCCATAGGTTGTACCTACTGCGGCACGTGTCACAACGGCAAGTGCCCCTACGGCATAGCCACTCAGAGGCCAGAGCTCCGGAGGAGGATCAACGTGGAGCTCGCCGCGAAGAGGATAGAGAACTACTTAAGAGCCTTCATAGAGGAGATGTGTATGTTCGCCCAGCTGGCGGGCAAGAGCAAGCTATCTAACTTGGAGAAGGAGGACTTGAGGGCACTGACGTTCGAGGCCTCTCTGCTGACCGGCGTGAAGCTCATGGGCGTGGAGAGGCCCGCCTCCGAGCTCTTGAGGGAGGACATATAATCCTCTTTATTATTATGGTTGAAATCAGCATCAATGTTATGGATATGGTAGCGATAACCTTCACGTCCTTAAACCTCGTCAAGGGGGCCATTAGAAACGACGACAAAGCCATAGTGGTGTAGGTCAGTCCCAAAGAGGCTCCCTTAGCCTCCGGGACGAACTTGGTCACCGTAGCCACCAGGCCGGCCTCGTAGAAGGGGTAGACGGGCACGCTCCAAGCGAAGAAGCACGCCGGCGGGGGAGCGAGCAAGGCCAAGGCCACCACGAAGGGATATGCTAGGAGGGAGCCGAGGAGGACCCTCTCCGGGCCGAACCTCTCCAGCGCCCTCCCGGCCACCAGCCCTCCCAAGAACGCCGTTACCCCCGGACCCACCGCGTAGGAGAGCACGAACGTTGTGGGGTCCGCGAGCTCGTAGAACCTCCACGCGGTTAAGGCGTAGGAGAGGTACTCCGCCCCCATGAAGGCCGCCAGAGGGGGGACGAGCCTCTTCAGCTTCGGGACGGCGGCCAAGAAGTTCGCCCTTCCGGGGACGTCCGGGACAGCCGCGACCACCGCCAAGGAGCCCGCGAAGAAGGAGGCCGCGGGCACTTGGGGGCCTCGGAAGTAGGGGACCAGCGCCACCCCCGCCCCCCAGCCCAAGGAGAGCGCCCCCACGGAGGCGCCCAGCTCCTCCGGGCCCGCCTCGTTGGCCGCCAACAAGGCCACCACGAAGGCGGAGTAGAAGAAGCTCAGGGTGAGGAAGACGGAAAGGGGGTCGAGGCCCAAGGCGCTCAAGGGTCCGGCCAAGGGGGCGGCTAAGCTCGCCTTCCTCATGCCCTTCTTGTCCGCCAGCCACCCGAAGAACGTCGCAGACGCCGCCGAGGCCAGCTCCGCCACCGCCACCGCGCCGGCCTCGCTCACGTCGCCGCTCACTCTGGCGGCCGTCGTGTAATAGCCGTAGCCCAAGGAGAGCAGGGCTATGCCCAAGAGGAGGAGCCTCTTCCTCAAACCCTCTTACACCTCTCGACCTCGGCCCTCTTCAACTTCTTCACTAACTGCTCCAACACGTTGTAAGCCTTCTTGGATATCAACATTCTTAAGGTCCTCCCGTCCTTAAGCTTCAGTATGAAGAGGACGCTGTTCTCGTACTCCTTGCCGACGCCCTTTCCGGTGTGTTCCTCCACCCTCCAACACTTGAGGTCCTCGACGCTCACCTCCAATATTGTTTTCTTCAAGCCCTCCCTCTTCGTCCTCTCCTTTTCAATCTTGTACAAGAAGAGGTCGAGGGACCTCGAGAGCCCCCTTCGCGACCTCCCCAGCCCCCTAGAGGCGAGCCTCTCCAACCTGATGGTTCCGTTGTCGTAAACTAAGTCGCAGTGGGTTACCTCCTTTCCCTCCAACAAGGCGACGCTGTATATCTCTATCACCGCGCGCCCCTTTCCGACGCGACGCACCAAATCTTTCAACGCCTCGCAGCCCCCAGCCGGGGTTCCCGAGATGTACGCGCTCCCCAACACCGACGCTGAGAAGGTGAGGGCCGGAGGGCTGGAGGTACTGAAGTTGGACGCCGACCCCGTCAGCAAGAGGGAGAACTACATAAAGTCCTACTTGATAGTCGGGCCCGAGGCTAGAGTACTCGTAGAGACCGGTCCCAGAAACGCCTTCGAAGTGCTCAAGGATTCCTTGGAATCTAAAGGGTTCTCCTTGAGGGAGCTGGACGCCGTGCTCCTCACCCACATCCACTTGGACCACGCGGGGGGCTTGGGGGAGGTGTTGAAGGAGTGTAACTGCAAGGCCTACGTCCACCCCAAGGGCTTGAGGCACTTGGTGGACCCGAGCAAGCTCAACGAGGCCGCCGCTAGAACCTTGGGGAAGGAGATCTTCGAGGCCTACGGGCCCGCCACCCCCGTGGAGGAGAGCAAGCTCGTGGCGACAGAGGAGGGAGCGCTGAAGGTGGGGGAGGTGGAGGTGCGGGTGGTCCACACGCCCGGCCACGCCCCCCACCACCAAGCGTTCCTAGTCAACGGCCTGCTGTTCCCCGGGGACGCCTTGGGGGAGGTGACCACTTGGAAGGGCGCCTACACCCCCACCACTCCTCATAGAACCATAGTGAGTATGATGATAGATTCGATAAACAAACTGATGGAACTGGAGCCTTGGGCCGCTGCCTATACCCACAGGGGGTTTGTTGTGGGGAAGGACAACATCTTGTTGCAGATGGCCGGCGAGGTGGAGCAGCTCAGGACGTGGTTGCAAACGATAATGATTAGGAAGGACGAGTGCAAGGAAGACGTGTGGTGCTACTTGAGGCACTTGAAGGTCGCCGACCCCTTGTTGGAAGCCCTCGAGGACGAGCTGGAGAGGAGCAGCTTGTTGAAGAACTCGGTGAGGATGAGTATAGACGGAATATATAGGTACGTGCTCAAAGTATCTTGACGTAGTCGAAGAGCCCCACCTTCAACTTCACCCTCACTTTCAACTTTCTCATCATTCTTTCCTTGACGACCTTCGCTATCTCTTCAGAAACCTTATACCCGCTGAAGA containing:
- a CDS encoding amidohydrolase family protein; amino-acid sequence: MKVLKFSKLYVGDGSVLKDVYVGFEGEEITYVGGERPEGELLGEFPVGTPALVDPHSHIGMDRAGEPYYEEEANETMDSLLPYLEAQNSVYMDDKAFEESVEWGVLYSAVTHGSGNIIGGKVALLRNWKKNVRDAFIKHVGVKAALGYNPRSTTSWRGTRPSTRMGVIALFKKAFDKAAADLEDLRKGKKEWKDLEPTSKALVPVLEGRLPLRVHVHKEDDIAVLISLAKTYGFKYTIDHACDVHTEEGFKMIKESGASLVYGPVDSHPYKVELKHESYKNIKLLIKYMPEVTALMSDHPVVLQRNLMLQLRYFMMYGMPFEEAIKLVTGNAAKVVGLNAGEVKVGKLVSLVAWNGEPYVLGSAPELVVAEGEVLEVRR
- the purB gene encoding adenylosuccinate lyase, yielding MHVCPFQWRYGSEEMRKIMSQEERLKKMALVEYALLKALKEVGEVPEEVDPEEVLRAAEEVTVEEVEELERELGHDVMAFLEALRRRTKTAGKYLHLGATSYDVVDTAWALIIRDALAKVYKDLKEIIKKFLEISEEYADLPMVGRTHGQWAVPITLGFKFANYAYELARSYERLKEAERRVVRLKMSGAVGTMAAWGEKAFEVERLVSEELKLPPHPITTQVAPRDGFAELLADLAILSSVLDRFALEVRELSRPEIRELVEGVRRGQVGSSTMPHKANPVTSEKISGLAKVMRSLVLGELENVPLWHERDLTNSASERVLIPHAFLTVDEQLKSTKSLLNKLIINEEAIRKHLEEAGCEVLAERVMIYLTKEKGLARNDAHKVVMDAIRVHGSLRRALEEGHELSKYLTSEELEALCDPSSYLGKARELIARTAKYVEEVVGL
- the cutA gene encoding divalent-cation tolerance protein CutA, which gives rise to MIVILTTFGNEEDAKKVARTLVEEGLVACAWVTQKVRSFYVWKGKLEEDEEVVVVLKAPKKTFEKAVKRLRELHPYEVPEIIAFEANYVLPEYLKWAEEVCG
- a CDS encoding DNA double-strand break repair nuclease NurA, with amino-acid sequence MTDIFVDIFFKKVEGLKPPRGDPPEPLPLSELPEPEDGEVVGVDGGGGGARLGGLNFLVARAVAVGEGYLDKDLEVEALQWDSSAALEAMRSSMELKLASRSPRTTFVDGSAYTELVKWVARVVRVARGTAKLSEIVALPKTLEALYYWQELAKREDVAFVSKHPMVKTFREYLEVKKRGGKVFEKYVRGKLTTKELKELIKKPVVPDAESLRGEGVTFGLALGLPEGARNLLLPRRWKAIMEMALENYRLYVGEEPEAKLPEDLCFSKAPVAWWASYGRWKVLVEEFSGKPLCLSRYREEVSERPKNLGALLAGSGSTYNAWLALAHGLSTLKGEQLMEYIKIIGVKLGISVDEVREDLIYLMRG
- a CDS encoding class II glutamine amidotransferase; the protein is MCGIAGIMFSDGKKEVGEQLYEMLKSLQHRGMDSAGVIVYDDKPGDWLVRVVAEDGEEALSKIKYRLNVSKYEKPKKLNDGTYLIEFTVPRSVKLEEIREVIRKLKYPILSLGRYSVISKDVGLVDDVNRVYGFKEQLGTHGIGHVRFSTESAVDAIHAHPFQTPEFPDIAIVHNGQITNYWKMRELLELEGHVFQTDNDSELIIHYIVNKLRKGYELEEALKSAVNDLDGPFAFLLSMPEGIGMARDRLGLRPLVVAEGDGVLAAASEEVAIRKILPESKIYYMRPGEVRVWMRQ
- a CDS encoding pyridoxal phosphate-dependent aminotransferase, producing MSFEDLTAESTLKFVSKAKSMAREIRANLGLGEPDKRPPRKLVELLQEASRVKPTYSPPVGLPEAREAVAEWLSGRYGLDISPKEVMITPSGKAALFLALGYASTRYSSSLLFDPTYYSYEPVLRAFGVKVKKVKMLRDENSYVFPEVELGKEIVVLNSPSNPTGAVLGARTLEYVDEALRTGALIVSDEVYDVFVYGRRHVSVLEHERWRDAAIFIYSFSKVLCVPGWRLGAVVAREEVIEKLAAAASNVYGCACKWEQIALAEYLKNYKNDLENHIKNMVEDYSRRREFLLKELKEVASFPGVGEGTFYAFPEFPKDADELALELAKRGVIAVPGTVFSEAFGKRSLRLSFSAPLEELRVGLETIKEVLGS
- the gatC gene encoding Asp-tRNA(Asn)/Glu-tRNA(Gln) amidotransferase subunit GatC yields the protein MRLRFDARKGAELAKVKLSEEELQRLQKDLDEMAEMLSVLLDLDLEDVEPMYTPSEALNAARPDEPGETLGDSWMYLVPRKEEQGDKKFVKAPRP
- a CDS encoding NDP-sugar synthase; this encodes MRAVVLAGGNRVKRFKTYFLGKMVVEYPLKALEKVYDVALLTSGWTLDGYETVVQRTPGVLGAIRDAAEELGLPLLVSYGDVVAEEGFYTSLDSPCSVAAVASVPSSRHGKIGGPQSSYVFGGLLSLDEECFEKIMEIGDLAGALNELINSGIMSVKRFDGVWHDVDEPSDVLKMFEDFFRYLSSGYSKVAIDLEGVHLKGPVIVEPGATVEPGATLIGPAFVGSGAFVESQAVVKRSSVEPGATVESFAYVRGSSVQPGAVAESYKKYVGAVVEKNL